From the Candidatus Saccharibacteria bacterium genome, the window GCAGGGGTATTGCCGCAGGCCGAGGGTGGTCTGGCGTATGAAGAAGGCAAACTGTACAGTGCGAACGGACTCGGCATACTTAGTATAGACGCCCAATCCGGCGCCCAAACACCACTTGCTGTCCAAAATCTCCCCGCAGGAACGACCTCGCTGCGGGTCGAAGCAGCGTACGGTGGATTTCTGTACCTCGCAACACAATCTCAAACAGTGGTGTATGACCTAGCCCAAGCAGCTGTTGTTGACCAGCGGGCGTTATCTGGAAATATTGCTGGTTCGCTCCCGCAAGAGACGGTTGTGACGGTACCAGCTGCGGCGCCTACAGTGGCGCAACCCGTAGCGGAAACAAACCAGCCGACCACAACACTACCGGACACGACGAATACACCCACAACTGGCACCTCGGGGCAGCCCAAAAAACAAAACGACCCGAAGCCGACGCAAACTCAAAATCAGTCTCAGACTCAGACGCAGAACAATGAACAGGCAAGCGAAACAGATTCTGCCCAGACTCCTGGCGGACAGACAGGGCAGACAGAAGCGTCCTCTGTCACTACTACGGTAACTATGGTGCGGCCACCAACGGTATATTTCGGTGCGCTTGGTTCGTACGACCCAACCACAAAGGCGTTCAGACAGGCGGCGAACAGTAACGATATGCAGCCCGTGCGCGGAAACTGCTGGCTCGATGCAACGCGGTGCGTTGTCTATAGCCGCAGCGGCAGGCTAGCTGTCGCAAATACCACAAACCGGGGCTTAAAAATTGCCGCACCCTCGCCCCTTTTAGGTGGTTTTCAGCCTGTTACGGCGCTGGCAATCGCACCTGACGACACGCTTTATGCTGCATCGGGTGCTCAGCGGGCAGCCGTACTTGAAGCAGACAGAGATAGGTCAGAAGCTCGTAAGATGGTTGCACAGCCGCAAGGAGCAGTTGCAAGTATGGTTGCGCTTGAAGGGTCAGTTCTGGCTGGCACGACGACGGGTATGATTGTACGGTATGATGCAGGCACGCAGACCACAACACCTAGTTTTGGCGGGCCGGTTAGCTTAGGCGCTGGAACGGTGAGTGCTCTTGCGGGTGCCGCGAAGGGACAGGTTGCATTTGGGGTGAGTCAAATGGGCGCAAAGCCGAGTGGTTCTGTGGGGGTATATGCCACAGCAAAACAAGCCGTGTCTTTACCTGCGCAAACAGTGCTAAACGACCAATCTATTGCAAGCCTTCTGTATCATAACGGCACACTGTATATAGGTGGTAGTGTAGGACCGAACGCTGCGGGTGGTGCGGCACTTGTGGCCTATGACCTAGAAAAGCGGACACTCAAGGTGAAAACCGTGCCAGTCGCGAGCGCAAAATCTATCACCAGCATGGTAGTTGGTCCTGGGGGCAAGCTATATGGTTTAGGAGGAGCAACACTTTTTGAATTCAATCCTCAAACACTGGGTGTTGCACGTACGAGGCTCTTTAGCAACGGGGCCGGGAGTGCTAGCAACATTGCGAACCGTGCCGGACAGCTAGTAGTTTCTGTTGGCGGCAGGGTACTCAGTGTAGACCCGACCACATTTGCTGACACGTATGTGGCTGAAGGTTCACAGGTGACAGTAAATTCGCTGGGTGATGTGTACTATAGCCGAAACGGAGGTATCTACCGCGTGCTCGCCCCCCGGGAGGCGGCCGCAGCGGCCGGAAGCACCGAACCAAGCTCGGGAATAGGGACGGGGAGTATACCAATAAACATGAAACTTGGTGTCGGCACCATACTCGCAGGCCTCCTTATCGCGGCAATCCCTGTGTTTCGGCTGTTCCATAGGCACAATGTGTATTATGTTCGTCGTTAAGTCTGCGGTGTTTGCAAATAACATGCTCGTACGTGCAGGTTATTTGCAAGGTATGGCCGAAATAGGGGGCGGGTTGGTATACTACAGCGTATGAATGCACAAGATATACGTAAGGCGTACTTGCACTATTTTGCTCAGCGTGGCCACGTGGTCATTCCGCGGGCACGGCTAGTGCCCGATAACGACCCGACCACACTCTTTACGGGCAGTGGTATGCAGCCGCTACTGCCGTACTTGCTAGGCGAGGCTCACCCGAAAGGCAACCGGTTGGTTGACAGCCAAACCTGTTTGCGTGCCCAAGACATCGAAGAAGTTGGCGATAACCGCCACACAACGTTTTTTGAGATGCTTGGCAACTGGAGTCTTGGTGATTACTTCAAGGCCGAGCAGCTGCCTTGGTTCTGGGAGTTTTTGACGGACGTGGTCGGGCTCGACCCCCAGAAGCTATATGTCACCGCGTTCATTGGCGACAGCGCAAACAATATACCAAAAGACACCGAATCGGCCGAAATCTGGCAAAAACTATTCAAGACAAAAGGCATTGAAGCCAAAGCTGTCGACATAGGCTCGGAGGCAGATGGCTACACCAAAGGCATGCAGAGCGGTCGAATTTTCTTCTACGATGCGAGCAAAAACTGGTGGTGCCGTGCTGGTAAAATTGCCGACATGCCTGCGGGCGAACCAGGTGGCCCCGACAGCGAAGTATTTTACGAATTTGATTTTATACAGCACGACCCAAAATGGGGTGAACACTGTCACCCGAACTGCGACTGTGGCCGTTTTATGGAGATAGGTAACTCAGTGTTTATGGAGTATGTGCGTACCGAAGCTGGCTTCGAGAAGTTGCCAGCACAAAACGTCGACTTTGGCGCTGGCCTTGAGCGCATCGCGGCCGCGCAGCTCAACTCGCCTGATATGTTCAAAATATCTGTCATTTGGCCGATTATAGAAAAGCTAGAGACAATCAGCGGCAAGACGTACGATAGCCACACCGAAAGCATGCGTGTGATTGCCGACCACCTCCGTGCCGCTACCTTCTTGGCGGTCGATGGTGTGACGCCGAGCAATAAAGAGCAGGGCTACGTTATGCGCCGTCTGCTGCGCCGTGCCATTCGCTTTGCCTTTGACCTTGGTATAGAGCAAAACTTCCTTGAAGCAGTTGTGCCAGTGATTGCAGATATTTATGAAGTGGATTTTCCCGAAGTTCGTGAAAACCGTGAAAACGTTATTGCCATCCTTGTGAAAGAAGAAAAAACCTTTCGCCAAACCCTCCGAAACGGACTAAAACATTTAAAATTGATTGCAAGTACCAAAGAAGCACCCATTAGTTCACTCCCAAGTGTAGAACAATCTGAACTTACATATATAAAGCTGGAGGGAAGACATATATTTGAACTGTACGACACGTATGGTTTCCCGGTTGAACTGAGTGTTGAGGAAGCATTTAAACAGGGAATTGAAGTAGATGAAGGTTGGCGTGAACAATTTGATACCAGGATGCAAGAACAGCGTCAGCGAAGCCAAACGGCCGCAAAAGGTACGTTCAAAGGCGGGCTAGGTGGACACACTATGCAGCACAAACGCTACCACACCGGTACGCATTTGCTACAAAGTGCCCTACGCGAAATTTTTGGGCCAGAACTGCGCCAGCACGGCAGCAATATCACCGAAGAACGGTTGCGGTTTGACTTTAACCTCGACCGCAAAATGACCCCAGAAGAAATCAAACGCGCCGAAGACCTCGTAAACCAGTGGATCGCCGAAGACCACCCCGTGAAATTTACCGAGTACCCAACCCAAGAGGCGCTCGATATGGGAGCAATCGGCCC encodes:
- a CDS encoding alanine--tRNA ligase: MNAQDIRKAYLHYFAQRGHVVIPRARLVPDNDPTTLFTGSGMQPLLPYLLGEAHPKGNRLVDSQTCLRAQDIEEVGDNRHTTFFEMLGNWSLGDYFKAEQLPWFWEFLTDVVGLDPQKLYVTAFIGDSANNIPKDTESAEIWQKLFKTKGIEAKAVDIGSEADGYTKGMQSGRIFFYDASKNWWCRAGKIADMPAGEPGGPDSEVFYEFDFIQHDPKWGEHCHPNCDCGRFMEIGNSVFMEYVRTEAGFEKLPAQNVDFGAGLERIAAAQLNSPDMFKISVIWPIIEKLETISGKTYDSHTESMRVIADHLRAATFLAVDGVTPSNKEQGYVMRRLLRRAIRFAFDLGIEQNFLEAVVPVIADIYEVDFPEVRENRENVIAILVKEEKTFRQTLRNGLKHLKLIASTKEAPISSLPSVEQSELTYIKLEGRHIFELYDTYGFPVELSVEEAFKQGIEVDEGWREQFDTRMQEQRQRSQTAAKGTFKGGLGGHTMQHKRYHTGTHLLQSALREIFGPELRQHGSNITEERLRFDFNLDRKMTPEEIKRAEDLVNQWIAEDHPVKFTEYPTQEALDMGAIGPFGERYGDTVKVYQMGTDDHIVSLEICGGPHVDHTGQLATDDDGKPNGKHYKILKEEASSAGIRRIKAAMV